From the Saccharobesus litoralis genome, one window contains:
- a CDS encoding SMP-30/gluconolactonase/LRE family protein: MHSNVLKNLVSALLLTGIAACNSTSSTTQGAVEQENPSASASTKPVNLQPATLFAKLPNTCTTPDAFDIAPDGSLTLSCVNYAGGKNKPTGRLLRITEDGQVTELAQLTGPNGKGSARPMGIAYAPDGSLYVADNQGRNQGRLLRLTFNQGKLANTEVVAYGMSSPNGVRYFNGAIYLTQLRLPKFKTKNMTSGVYRFAETDRNVKVASDGSSDKLIFSTQTENPERQFGIDGLVFDKQGRLYVGDFGDAEIYRLTLNTQGVVVNQEMFATLPKTVGIDGINIDEQGNLYLAGFLQNEIYKVDTQGKATLLAQYPDNNGANGEIDQPADLIVYKNKLIISNFDLMKGKGIVNSGHGKPYTVSAIAL; the protein is encoded by the coding sequence ATGCACTCAAATGTCTTAAAAAACCTAGTTAGCGCCTTATTGTTAACGGGTATAGCCGCCTGTAATTCTACATCCAGTACAACTCAGGGCGCTGTCGAGCAAGAGAACCCCTCTGCTTCTGCATCAACCAAGCCAGTCAATTTACAACCCGCTACGCTTTTCGCAAAGCTACCCAATACTTGTACGACGCCAGATGCATTCGACATAGCGCCAGATGGCAGTTTGACCTTGTCTTGCGTTAACTATGCGGGTGGTAAAAACAAACCAACGGGGCGTTTGTTACGTATAACTGAAGACGGCCAAGTAACCGAGTTAGCGCAATTAACTGGGCCCAATGGCAAGGGTTCTGCTCGCCCAATGGGCATTGCTTATGCCCCTGATGGATCTTTATATGTGGCTGATAACCAAGGGCGCAACCAAGGACGATTGCTAAGGTTAACTTTCAATCAGGGTAAATTAGCCAACACTGAAGTGGTTGCGTATGGCATGAGTTCTCCAAATGGCGTACGTTATTTTAATGGCGCGATATATTTAACTCAATTACGTTTGCCTAAGTTTAAAACGAAAAACATGACCAGTGGGGTTTACCGTTTTGCTGAAACAGATCGCAACGTTAAAGTGGCAAGCGATGGCTCGTCTGATAAATTAATTTTTTCGACTCAAACCGAAAACCCTGAGCGTCAGTTTGGCATTGATGGTTTAGTGTTTGATAAACAAGGGCGTTTGTATGTCGGGGATTTTGGCGATGCTGAAATTTATCGTTTAACGTTAAATACCCAAGGTGTTGTGGTTAATCAAGAAATGTTTGCTACGTTACCGAAAACCGTTGGCATCGACGGCATTAATATTGATGAGCAAGGCAATTTATACTTGGCTGGCTTTTTACAAAATGAAATTTATAAAGTGGACACCCAAGGCAAGGCGACATTATTAGCTCAGTACCCAGATAATAATGGCGCTAACGGCGAAATTGATCAGCCAGCCGATTTAATTGTCTATAAAAATAAGTTGATCATTTCTAATTTTGATTTGATGAAAGGCAAAGGTATTGTTAACTCTGGCCATGGTAAACCTTATACGGTTTCGGCTATTGCTTTATAA
- a CDS encoding cytochrome b/b6 domain-containing protein, whose translation MKIKIWDNYTRIYHLSQLILLALLWYSAEEGDFESHFLYGFILLGLVFSRLVWGFIGSQNSRFVEFVKMPWQLPKLYKQKKLFINDSGHAPLSGYMVVALLLSLCVQLVTGLFATDDVLAEGPLMYVVSEDLAYLLDDIHTINFDILTILIGIHVLAAIVHLMFKHPVIVSIFTGNSKAKQSIERYWRSSYIGIAVWIVSSALAYFLLIDMASY comes from the coding sequence ATGAAAATCAAGATCTGGGATAACTACACGCGGATCTATCACTTAAGCCAGCTAATATTGCTGGCTTTATTATGGTACAGCGCCGAAGAAGGTGACTTTGAAAGTCATTTTCTGTATGGCTTTATTTTACTGGGCTTAGTTTTTAGCCGCTTGGTTTGGGGCTTTATCGGTAGTCAAAATTCACGCTTTGTTGAGTTTGTAAAAATGCCATGGCAATTACCTAAACTGTATAAACAGAAAAAATTATTTATTAACGACAGTGGGCATGCGCCGCTATCTGGCTATATGGTAGTTGCCTTGTTACTTTCACTTTGTGTACAGTTAGTTACCGGATTATTTGCGACAGACGACGTGCTAGCTGAAGGCCCGTTAATGTATGTGGTTAGTGAAGATTTAGCCTATTTGCTGGACGATATTCACACCATTAACTTTGATATTTTAACGATATTAATCGGCATTCATGTGCTTGCAGCTATCGTACACTTAATGTTTAAGCACCCTGTTATTGTGTCTATTTTCACAGGTAACAGCAAAGCTAAACAAAGTATTGAACGCTATTGGCGCTCATCATATATAGGTATTGCTGTGTGGATTGTGAGTAGCGCACTGGCGTATTTTTTATTGATTGATATGGCGAGCTACTAA
- a CDS encoding DMT family transporter gives MLLGLKQTIPVSVGYMVLSALGFALMAACVKQVSTYGIPVLEIVAVRALISALLSYADIKRKNLSPWGINKPLLFARGLVGAIALFFVYYSVTTLPLAEATLLQYLHPVFTAILALVFLKEAIQRSTLSCITLSMLGLVVMVAPNFTINQSGELAYSWLSIGAAILGALGSAVAYVIVKKLTKTDDSSVIVFYFPFIALPVAIILGGSEFVMPSLPAMGLLLLVGIFTQVGQVGLTKALASADASKATGYAYVQVIFSVLIGWAYFSEVPTLTTLIGGGLIIGGALVNVLWKR, from the coding sequence ATGCTTTTAGGCCTCAAACAAACTATTCCCGTTAGCGTGGGTTACATGGTGTTATCTGCTCTTGGCTTTGCACTTATGGCTGCGTGTGTTAAACAAGTTAGTACTTATGGTATTCCTGTGCTGGAAATTGTCGCGGTGCGAGCGCTAATTTCAGCCTTGTTAAGCTATGCTGATATCAAACGCAAAAATCTCTCGCCTTGGGGTATAAACAAACCATTGCTATTCGCGCGTGGGTTAGTGGGCGCCATTGCTTTATTTTTTGTTTACTACTCTGTTACCACTTTACCCTTGGCAGAAGCCACCTTGTTGCAATACTTACACCCAGTGTTTACTGCCATTTTAGCCTTAGTGTTTTTGAAAGAAGCTATTCAGCGTTCTACCCTCAGTTGTATCACGTTGAGCATGTTAGGGTTAGTGGTGATGGTGGCACCTAACTTTACGATCAATCAGTCGGGTGAACTAGCCTATTCTTGGTTGAGTATTGGTGCAGCGATTTTAGGTGCTTTGGGTAGCGCGGTGGCGTATGTCATTGTGAAAAAGCTAACTAAAACGGACGATAGCTCGGTTATTGTTTTTTACTTTCCATTTATTGCTTTACCAGTGGCTATTATTTTAGGCGGCAGTGAGTTTGTCATGCCATCGCTGCCTGCTATGGGATTATTGCTACTCGTGGGTATTTTTACCCAAGTTGGTCAAGTTGGCCTGACTAAAGCATTAGCCAGTGCCGATGCCAGCAAAGCGACGGGGTATGCCTACGTTCAGGTGATATTTTCTGTATTAATTGGCTGGGCTTATTTTAGTGAAGTGCCAACTTTGACTACCTTAATTGGTGGTGGACTTATTATTGGCGGTGCCCTCGTCAATGTATTGTGGAAGCGTTAA
- a CDS encoding cytochrome b562 — MKKLLLTCLLTLCFLPTTYAAHPQCGKTELSSVMKDMKDALKGYKTAMKKQDEAGMKTHSQALYDLSVKSKEYVPLSISDKSSLSAEEKAKYAKYQKGMDMMAKAVKKLMNATDDATRKAALAVIGKGNKQGHRNFKMKCK; from the coding sequence ATGAAAAAATTACTTTTAACTTGTCTACTTACCTTATGCTTTTTACCTACGACTTATGCGGCGCATCCGCAATGCGGTAAAACTGAATTGTCTTCCGTAATGAAAGACATGAAAGATGCACTTAAAGGCTATAAAACCGCAATGAAAAAGCAGGATGAAGCGGGCATGAAAACCCACTCTCAAGCCCTTTACGACTTGTCGGTTAAATCTAAAGAGTATGTACCACTTAGCATTAGCGATAAAAGCAGCTTATCTGCAGAAGAAAAAGCCAAATATGCTAAGTATCAAAAAGGTATGGATATGATGGCCAAAGCCGTGAAAAAATTAATGAATGCGACCGATGATGCCACGCGTAAAGCGGCGCTAGCAGTAATTGGTAAGGGTAATAAGCAAGGTCACCGCAACTTTAAAATGAAGTGTAAGTAA